In a genomic window of Candidatus Zymogenaceae bacterium:
- a CDS encoding AarF/ABC1/UbiB kinase family protein: MISIEKLDVVGRTYRHIDRYRQILTVIFKYGFGELLDQIHLEHYIQFGIKKLSRELWHRVDELSSAQRLRMGLEELGPTFVKLGQLLSSRPDLIPFEYIEELSRLQDRVPSFPYDAVREIIKEELGDYPEDIFTSFEEEPIAAASIGQVHRATLDDTTPVAIKIQRPDIHETIETDLEIVMHLASLMERNIEEFDILKPTKNIEEFARGIEREINYLSEASNIDRFASHFTDDPAIVVPRVYRDLSSDRILTMDYIDGVKVSQSDRLKALGYDLTEIARRGATLIMKQIFIHGFFHADPHPGNIFVLPDHVICFLDFGLMGRMTRQDREDFTELIFHVIRRDEAKVVESVLKLCYFDDPPDVRELEQDIFGLIDEYMYLPLPDWDVARLLRQFLGILTTHRLRLLPHQFLMMKALAALDAVGSALDPDFDIISHGTPFIRDVYFQRFSPARTMTDIMQTGTDYYRLIQKIPGDISDLFKKAREGNLKIVFEHRGLEPMLKTHDRISNRLSFAIVLAALIIGSSLIALSDLPPKWHDIPIIGIGGFIAAGIMGFGLLVSILRGKRL; the protein is encoded by the coding sequence ATGATAAGCATCGAAAAACTGGATGTGGTGGGGCGCACCTACCGCCACATAGACAGATACCGGCAGATCCTCACCGTCATCTTCAAGTACGGTTTTGGGGAGCTGCTGGATCAGATACACCTGGAACATTACATCCAGTTCGGCATCAAAAAGCTCTCCCGGGAGCTGTGGCACCGTGTCGATGAACTCAGCAGCGCCCAGCGGCTTCGCATGGGGCTGGAGGAGCTGGGCCCCACCTTCGTCAAGCTGGGCCAGCTTCTCTCCTCCCGGCCCGACCTCATCCCCTTCGAGTACATCGAGGAGCTCTCCCGGCTCCAGGACCGCGTGCCGTCGTTTCCGTATGACGCCGTGCGGGAAATCATCAAGGAAGAGCTGGGAGATTACCCGGAAGACATCTTCACCTCCTTCGAAGAGGAGCCGATAGCCGCCGCGTCCATCGGCCAGGTACACAGGGCGACCCTCGACGACACAACCCCCGTCGCCATCAAAATCCAGCGCCCGGATATCCATGAAACCATCGAGACGGACCTGGAAATCGTCATGCATCTGGCGTCTCTCATGGAGCGAAACATCGAGGAGTTCGATATCCTCAAGCCGACGAAAAACATCGAGGAGTTCGCCAGGGGCATCGAGCGGGAGATCAATTACCTCTCGGAGGCCTCCAATATCGATCGGTTCGCCTCCCACTTCACAGACGACCCCGCCATCGTGGTGCCCCGGGTCTATCGGGACCTCTCGAGCGATCGAATCTTGACCATGGATTACATCGACGGCGTCAAGGTGTCACAATCGGATCGGCTCAAGGCCCTGGGGTACGACCTGACGGAGATCGCCCGCCGGGGGGCGACCCTCATCATGAAGCAGATTTTCATTCACGGCTTCTTTCATGCCGATCCCCATCCGGGCAATATCTTTGTACTCCCGGACCACGTGATCTGTTTTCTCGATTTCGGGCTGATGGGACGCATGACCCGTCAGGACCGAGAGGATTTCACGGAGCTCATATTTCACGTAATTCGCCGGGATGAGGCGAAAGTGGTCGAGTCGGTATTGAAGCTCTGTTACTTTGACGATCCCCCCGACGTGCGGGAGCTGGAACAGGATATCTTCGGCCTGATCGACGAATACATGTACCTCCCCCTGCCGGACTGGGATGTGGCCCGCCTGCTCAGACAGTTTCTTGGAATCCTGACCACGCACCGCCTGCGGCTCTTGCCCCATCAGTTCCTGATGATGAAGGCGCTGGCCGCCCTGGACGCCGTGGGGAGCGCGCTGGACCCGGACTTTGACATCATCAGTCACGGCACCCCCTTCATCCGGGATGTCTATTTTCAGAGGTTCAGCCCCGCCCGCACCATGACCGACATAATGCAGACCGGGACCGATTACTACCGGCTTATCCAGAAAATCCCCGGAGATATATCGGACCTGTTCAAAAAGGCGCGGGAGGGAAACCTGAAGATCGTGTTCGAGCACCGGGGGCTCGAGCCGATGCTCAAAACCCATGACCGCATCAGCAACCGACTCTCCTTCGCCATCGTCCTGGCGGCTCTCATTATCGGCTCGTCCCTCATCGCCCTGTCGGATCTCCCCCCCAAGTGGCACGATATCCCCATCATCGGTATCGGGGGATTCATCGCGGCGGGGATCATGGGATTCGGGCTTTTAGTCTCCATTCTCAGAGGTAAAAGGCTGTAA